Genomic DNA from Peribacillus simplex NBRC 15720 = DSM 1321:
ATACTGCTTCTTACCTCCTTGTTTTCTTGGCTGGATATCAAGGTCCCGCTTTACCGGGCATCTATTCATATTCTCGCCTATGTGGTATTATTTTGAATATTAAGTTAAAAGGAGGCATCATTTCATGTTTCTTGCAAATACTCCCGAACCACCCTATTACGCTTGTATTTTCACTTCTCAAAGAAGCGATAAGGATGCCGCAAGCTACAATTCAACCGCGGAAATCATGGACGAACTTGCCGCTCAACAAGATGGCTATTTAGGCGTCGAAAGCGTAAGAGATCAAAACGGGTTAGGAATTACAGTATCCTATTGGAAGTCCCTGGATGCCATAAAGCTTTGGAAAGAAAATGCTGCTCACAAAAAGGCACAAGAAAAAGGTATGAAAGATTGGTACTCGTCATACTCAACCCGAATTTGCAAGGTTGAAAGGGATTATACAAGCAAATAAGGAAACTAAGTTTTCATGTACATACATGGTTTTTTACGCATTTCAGCCATTGAAAAAGACCGCTTTTTTAGCGGTCTCAGACTGTAGACAAACTCGAAGAAAAGCGAGTTTGCCTGCAGTTTTTTCTTTAATAAACGTTTCGAAAGCGCACCTAGTGGAGAGACCCCACAGGCGCAAAGAGCGCCGAGGATGCTCCCCTACCGCCCGCGCAAAGCGAGTGCCCTACGTTCCAATCAACGTTCAAATTTTATAAACCATCAAAAGTAAAAAACATAACCAAGTTTTCTTTTAAAATCATGATAATTAATTAAAGGACATGTCATTTAGATCTTCTTTTATGAGTGAGTACATATATAAATCATCGAATTTGCCACAAGTATATTCATAATGCCTTAGCAATCCTTCTCTTCTAAACCCCTGTTTTTCCACTAGTTTTTGGGATGGGTGATTATCAGGTTCAATTAAAGCTTGAATCCTTTCTAGGTGAAAGTGACGATAACCATACATAACAACGGCTTTCAACGCTTCACTAGCAATGCCTTTTCCCCAATGATCTTTACTTAATTCATACCCAATTTCAGCTCGATGATGTTTGGTGACCATATTCAGAAAACCACAACTTCCTATAACCCTATTGGAATCTTTTAATGTAATTCCCCATCTAATTCCCGAACCTTCTTGGAATATAGATTCGTACCATTTAATTTCATCCCATACGTCATTTACTGTTTGGCATGGATCTAACCCCATTGGCTTCACTACATCCGTATCAGATAGATATTTAAACATATCACCCGCGTCTTCAATTGTTACTTCCCTTAAAATCAATCGTCGTGTTTCAATAAGCGGAAATACCTTCTCCATCCTATTTCCCTCCTCCAAAGTCCTCTTTTCCATATTTTACTGTTTTAATCATTACCTAATTAAAGCCGATAATCAACGCTTTATTGCTTAAGAATTGATGATAATAAATAAAAGTCGTCCCTACTTTCATTAAATTTAGATAATAATCAATAGGATAGTAGGTCTATTATGGGGGCTAACTGTCTTGTATTGTTAGGCCGTTTGAAAAGAATTAGGGATAAATCTTACAACCGTTGTGAGTTGGGTTCGACACTTTGAAGCTGAAGGCATGAAAGGCCTTGAAGAAAAACGAGGAAAAATAAAAGGCCCCACAATAGGGCATTCACCTACTTATTCAGAATACAGAAACGAAAATAAAACGAGTAGAAGCTGAGAATGAAATAATAAAAAAGCTCATACCACCCCAAGGATATAAATCAACTGCTTTTTTCTTAAACTCAATGTCGAACGTTCTCTTCTTTTTCCCCATAAAAAAAACCCTCCATAGTAGACAGTAACTTTCTTTTACTTGTCTGCTATAAGGCGAGCATACCACCTGACGACCCGAGGTAACTTTTTTATTTATTGTGTACAAAATATAGTTTTATTGGATGTAGACTAAAATGATAAATCATAATATCGAAAAAGATAAATGATAATACACATTCTATATAAAGGTAATGGATACAATATTTTTTTATAAATATTGTAGTCAAAAATGGGTAGCACATACTACGTTCTTAAAGATAATATAGTTATGTTTTTTTTCTATTCTTTATAAAAGCTGTCAAAAGAAGTAGTATAGGCACAACAATTTGCAAAGGAATATGTAGGTAATAAGGTACTTTATGAACTCCAATATAAATATGTTCAATATAATTAGGCGCAATAGCAAATGACAAAGTTAAAATTAAAAGTCCTATAGGTAAGATTAATTTATTTTGGTTCTTTATCTGTAAGATATCTGCTATTCCAATAACAGTACAATAGAAGAAAACCAACAGTTTAAAAATCCCTAACGTAACCAATGTAATAACAACTAGCGCTTCCAAACGGGTAATAAAATGAGCAATATCCACAAGAGAAGCAGCTGATAGAAGTGGAAAAATAGATGATTCTACAATATCTTCATTTAATATCATAATATTAACAATAGAGGAAAAAGCCAAGTAGAGACAACTAGCTATAATGGCATATAATCCTATTTTTTTTACTTTCGATTTCTGATCTAGAACAGGAAAAATCATTAAAAAAGCAATCATCTCTCCAAATGGAATGGTTAACGCTGTTGGGAAAATTGTATGGAGGATTGGAGACCAATCTCTTGGGATTATAGGCCGTACATTATCTACTTCCAATAACCCATTAATCCATTGAAAGATAATGATTAAAAATAAAATAGAAAAAAGAAGAACAAATCCAGCTAAAGCTACTCTTCCTATTGTTTGTATCCCTTGTTTAATACCATACATGCATACTCCCATCATCAATGCTGCAAGTATAACTGGAGAAGTATTACGATAGGCCATTATTAATAATAAGGCTGTAAAGTCTCTCAAGATACGTGCCGCCATGTACATGAAATAGAGGACATACAGGAAGCTAATTATTATTCCAATATGCTTCCCCCAGATTAATTGAGTATATTGAGTAAGAGGTAAGGAAGGGTAATAGGTATGAAGCTTTGTGTATACTAGATAAAGTAAACACCCTAATAGGCCTGCAGCCATCAAGGCAATCCATCCATATTTACCCGCAGGTCGCCCTACTTCAAGCAATAGAGCGCTTCCTATTTCAAATAACACAATGAGGCAGAAAAATTGAATCGTATTTATTTTCTCTTTCATTGTGTTTCACCCCTTTGGAATTGGTTTGAATGTGTACGTGATCCTGCTGTTTTAATCGAAATATCAACGTGAACTTCTGTTTGGGCTTTTTGGTAAAGAGAACTCCATGATTTACGGTAATTTTTCCATTGAGAAGGATGTTGAAAGGATAATTGTTTACCAAATCCTAATGTGTCTGTTTGATATTTCTGGGTAAGGGCAATCATCTTTTTTATTTCCTTCTTTATTTCTTCCTCTACACATTTTTCAATAGGTTGAAGGTCTTTATCATTCTCTAAGGTATATAAGCCCTTTATCTCTTCTATCTCTGCTATCCCTTTTACATCCATCTTAAGGTAGGGTATGCCATCTTTGACAGTTGTGTACTTTTTAGATTTTACAGTTAGTAAACGAGCGGTAACAAATTTATGTTTTTCAAAAGAGGCGGTTATATACGAAGATTTCATCTCATTATAAGCTATTAATACAGGACGTATTTCATGATTCTTACTCCATGTTACCCATTTATCTTCTTTAAAAAAGGCTGTCCCATCTATCTCAGGAGAAGTAGGAGATGCTTTTTCTAGGTTAGATAAATCACCTGTACTTTTTTGCTTTTTAGGTAATGCTACAGTTGAGATCGCTACTTCCTGCCCATCATCTTTAATATATTGAATAATTTGACTAATAGTTAACGATTGACCCGTACCTGCTACTTTTTTAATATTCTCTAGATTAGAAATTAACGAGTTGCTTGGTATCTTATTTAAAGGTGTGAGCGCATTTAAAATAGAACGTGCAGATGCATTATGGGAAACTGTCACAGCCGTTGATAAACGGACATCGGGCTCTCGATCAAACAACTCTAGAGCATTAAGTAAACCTTCTTTCGCTATCTCCTCACTTATTACCACTATCTCTAAATGAGGAAAACTAGCTGGACGAGGGAGTTTCTCGAAACTCTTCCACATAGCTTCTCCTATGGTTCTTCCTTGTCCTTGATAATTTAATATGGCCGGACCTTGTCCTCCTGTACTGCTAGCTGAAGTAACATTGGAAGGATTGACCACCTGTAGAGTAGCCTTATATGTTCCGTCCTTTTCTTTATCCAAGGCCACACCGATTGCAAAACTAATCTGATTTACTTCTTTATAATCACTACAAGCTGCAATAAAACTACATAACGAAATGATTGCCAGAACTTTAAACCCTTTAGAAAACGTTACGATCATGACTCTCACCATCTCTTTTAGACCTCTTATTTTTCATCTCTTATCTTATTATTTTTTCGCTTCATTTGACGCCAAGGCATTCGAATGAAGTTATCTTGTTGAGCAGCAGGATTAAAAGGAGTCACAGGTAATAAATAAGGTACACCAAAAGAATTTAGCTTAGCGATGTGAAAACCAATAAAAAATAAAGATAGCATAATACCATATAAACCTATAAAAGCTCCCATAAATAAAAAAACAAATCGCAAGATTCTGCCCGTTGCTCCAATGGAATATTGAGGGACAGCAAAGCTGCTGATTGCCGTTAAAGCTACGATAATTGTTGAAACAGAAGAAACAAATCCGGCCTCTACTACTCCTTGCCCAATAATTAGCGCACCTACAATGGATGCTGCCTGTCCTGAAGCTCGGGGTATCCGAATGCCTGCTTCTCTTAGAATCTCAAATGTCACTTCAAGTAAAAAGATTTCGACAACAGTTGGAAAAGGTACTCCTTCTCGTTGTGCTGCAATACTAACAGCTAAGTTAGTTGGAATCATTCCAATGTGATGTGTCACTAAAGCTACGTACACACCTGGTGTTAACAATGAGATAATAAAAGAAAATATCCTCAATAAGCGCATGAATGAGCTAATATCAGACTTTTCATAATAATCTTCTGCGGTTTTGAAGTGATCCATTAATAGCGTAGGACAGATAAGCCCAAATGGTGTCCCATTCACTAAAATGCCTATTCTCCCTTCTAACAAGTTACCAGCCATTACATCTGGCCGTTCTGTATTAAACGTACGGGGAAAGGGAGAGTATGTTTCATCCTCTAAAAAACTTTCGATATATCTCGATTCCAAAATGCCATCTATTTTAATATTTTTTACTTTTTCTTTTACTTTTTTTAATATAGATGCGTCTACAACATCCTCAATATAAAGGATAGCTATATCCGTTTGTGTCCTTTCCCCTAATTTAGAAAATTCAATGCGTAAACTAGGATGTTGAATACGTGAACGCACGAGAGACGTATTCGTGCGGATTTTTTCTGTAAAGCTGTCTTTGGGACCGCGAACAAGAACTTGTGTAGTAGGTTCGCTAATGGAGCGAGAATCAATCGATTTAGTCCCTATCACTAACACTTCTGAACTCTTGTTAAAAAAGATAACTGTATTTCCTGAAACAAGAGAAGATAAAATAGTATCCCACGTAGACGATATTTCTACTTCTGAAGCAGATAATACCTGGTCTTTTAGATATTTGTTTAAATCAGTTGTTCTATTAGGTTCATTGAAATAAAAAGAATCGTTACATACTTCCAAAATAGGTTTGATAATAGAAGTTTCAATCACTTGTTTATCACAGATTCCATCAATATAGACAATGATTAAATCTACACGGTTATGTAATTGAAATTCTCTAATTAAAAGGTCTGAATTAGCCCCTAGTTCTTTTTCTAGATATACCTTAAATTGTTCAATATTTTCATTTATTAGACCACGTTGAATTGCCATTTTGGTTTCTAGGTCTCCTTCATTAATAACGCTTACATATGCTGATTAGGATAACCTTGTAATAGGGGAAATATACCTGAATTGGGCGAGGAGGAGAGGGGATAAAAATAGCTGAAGTAGAACTTTTAAAGCTTACTTAACGCCTTCATAGAACTGAAAAAACTCTTGTTCATTTTCAAATTTAAAAAAGGGGATTTTTAGGCGTCAGATTTGGCAATAGATCTTTTAATATGTGCCATTCTCCAGCAGCTTCAAGTCCTTTGACTGATCGTCGCATTTGCTCATACGCAAAAAAAAAATTTGCATCATCATATTTGTTTTGTTTCATATTCATACATCTCCTATAAATCAAGATAGCCTCCTAAGATTAATACCACTTCTATTACAGGAGGCTACCTATCTCCTTCTCACCATCTGTTTCACCTCATTTTTTTGATGAATCACTGTCCCTTTACTAACCCACTGCTTGTTTTCCCAACTCCTCATCTTAAGTTCAAATTCCTTCAAACAACAATACTTCCTATAGATCTCTTTTGACGATTAGTTGTAAATTGTACGAATTAGGTCTTATCTCCTAATGTCTTTTTTAGGAATAAGACTTTTTTACTCATCCTTAATAAGTTATAAAAAAATAAGCAAACTATACCATATTACAGCTATACGGAATCTACCTAGGCTAAGTTCGCTACAAATTAATCCAGGTAGTAAAAGGATAAATGTATATCGCTTAATCAAAATGTAATGGGGTGAATGTTTTATGAGAATGAAAAAAGCATTAATAGGTCTCTCACTCTTATGTATGATTGTTCCTGGTATTGCCAAATCGGCTGATTCCGTTGCTGAAAATAACCGTAGCAATATCGTGGCAAATTGGAAATTCACAAAACAACATGTTAAAAGCGGTTCAATCGATAAAGGTAATTTAATTATAGAAGATACAAGCAAACATGGAAATGATTTAGAGCTAGTGACGATTGGTGATCCTGCCTCGACTGAATTAAAAAATATGATTCAATGGTCTGAAGAAGATTATCATGATCAAGAAAAAGTGGATAGCTTGGAGTTCGCTAATTACGAAAACGCCCCTTCTGGAAGGTATTTCAAAACCAAAAAGGGTTCACCTATCAATTCGGAGAAATTCGATAAGGGTTTTACCATTGAAGCGATATTTAAGTTGCCAAGTGATTCCAAGAGTGTCATGGGGCTTTTTTCTAGACAAGGACAGGCTGCCGATCTTAATAAAATGGAAGGCGAGAAGAAAATCCTTTCTGCTTTAACTGTATCCAGTGATCAAAAAATTCACTGGACCAGCCATCCATCCAATTTAAATTATAATGTAAGCAATTGGTCTCGATCATTAAATGCTGATGAATGGTACCATTTGGCGGTTGTTAATGATGGTAACACGACGACTTTAACTTTGAATGGCGTTAGTGATTACGGAAAATCAGAAAAAGTAATAGGTATTGCAGCAGTTAAAGGTAAAGGCTGGAACATCGGAGCATCTGAGTGGGGAAATAAGTTTAATGCACTATTCAAAGGGAATATCCAGGAAATACGAATTGCTAATAAGGCTTTAACTGAAAAAGAATGGCTTGTGCAGGATGCTCGTGACGATGAACCATTCGAAGGATCAAACAAAACTTTACCCTTTCTAACGAATAAAAAGAATTATAATTTTCTTTTTGTACCAGATACCCAGAAATACTCAAGCCAAAATCCAGAGATTTTCAATAGCCAAATGAACTGGATTTCCAATAACACCAAGAAGAACAATATTATCATGAATACATTTGTTGGGGACATTGTCGATAGTGATTCAGAAAAACAATGGCAGAATTCCCTCGAAGCCATTTCCCATTTGGATAAAAAGGAAGTTCCATATATGATGGCGGCTGGGAATCATGACTATGCGGACGGAGATCCTTTCTTAACACATTATGGGCCGCAGCGTTTTTTGAATAAAAAATACTATAAGGGGTCTTCTCACTCTGGGTATAGTTCATATGCAATCGCGAAGGCTGGGAGTTATGAATACTTAATTTTAATAGTGGATATGAAAAATCTGCATAAGGACCTTGAATGGTCAAAAAAGGTTCTAGATCAGCATAAAGATAAACCGACAATCCTCGTCTCGCATGATATTATATTTCCGAAGGTTAAGGATGATAAAACCATTGCCGTCGAGTCGTCTAATGGCCGGCTGATTTGGGATGAACTCGTAAAGGACCATAATCAAGTGTTCATGACGGTTAATGGACATTATTTTGGGATAGCACATCGGGTAAAACAAAACTCTGCAGGAAATGATGTCATACAAATGCTGGTCAATTACCAAACGAATTATCGAGGGGGGAATGGCTGGCTAAGACTTGTAGAATTTGATGAAAAGAAAAATGGATTGGTATTCCGTACCTATTCCCCATTTGTCGACGAAATGTCTAAAAAAGAAAAATCCTATATCGATTATAAATTTTTAACAGGTGAAAATAATTCATTTAAATTGGATTGGGACTTTAAAAATAGATTTAATTTTAGGTAATTAAAAGAGGAGGAAAAAATCCAATTCCCCAGGTGTACCTGTTCGATCTCTACACCTGGGTGAATTCCTTTATTGGTGTCCTCCTATGTGTTTGTACAAGAAGGATAAACGTTCATTCTTGATGATGAATCAATAATGCTACGATTTTTTCTAGTTGGTTTAAACAACTATCATGCTGCTTTTTTCATTACTGATTTATACTTTCCTAACCCATTAACGACAAGAACTCCTAATATCGCAATTCCGCCGCCAATGACCGAAAGAGTACTAGGTACTTCCCGCAGCCAAACCCAAGCGACGAAAATGGCAATCACAGGTTCAAGGTATAACAAACTAGAAACGGTACTGGCTTTTCCTAATGATAGTGCGACTGCCCAAGTTACATAACCGATGGCCGCAGGGAAAATACCGACAAAAATCGCTGATAAATGACCTTCCATTGTAGCATTTTGAATTTCTTGAAATAGCCCAGGAATAAATATTAAAAAGGGTATTGTACCGATCCAAGTGAAATAAGCTGTCAATTCAATCGGATTATAGCGACTAAACAGAGGTTTTTGGAAAACAAAAAACACCGCAGAAGCGATAGCTGACATCAGCACTAAAAAGGCTCCTTCAGAAATGTTCAGGGAAGGGCCTGCAGTACCTAATGTTATTAAGGTGATCCCTGTGAATCCTATTCCTAAACCAATCCATCCGAATAGGCCGAGGTGTTCTTTTAAAACGAAAGCAGCAATGATCGCGATGAAGACAGGTGCTGAACCAATCAGCATTCCAGCCGTTCCCGCCGAAACTGTTTGTTCCCCGAATGTCACCCCGATATGGTAAATACTTATACCAATAAATGCAAGGATCGATATCCTCAACAAATCCTCTTTTTTCGGGAGTCGAAATTTCACCCCAGGCCATAGAGCATAAAGGACAAAAATCCCTGATGCTATAAGATAACGAACAAGTACCAAATGGCCAGCTGAATACCCGCCATGTAAGCTTGCACGAATAGCAGCGAATGTAGATCCCCAAATAATAACTGTAATTGATGCCAATAAAAATGCCTTAGTGTTCAAAACCTATTCCTCCCAACCATTCACTATAATCTGAAGGTATCATGGATACGTGAGAACTTCAATAAAATTTCTATCTCGCTGTGAAGTATCACAGTAAAATAACGAATTAGAGTACATTCTGAGATGTAATCAACGCTGAAGAAATTCTATTCCATATGGGATTGGATTGGATTGGAAATCTTCATTTAAAGATGGATTAGGTTTGAAAAGCATGCTAAACAAAAGGTGCTTCGTATAGGAAGCACCTTTTGTTCAGACTGTAGACAAACTCGATAATAAGATTGCCTACATTTTTTTGAGGGAGTGTAAAATATGAACGTTGATATCCACTCCAGGCACTCGCTTTCCGCGGGCGGTCCGGGAGCCTCCTCGGCGCTCTTGGCGCCTGTGGGGTCTCCCTTGGACGCGCTTTTCCCGCAGGAGTCTCGTACCTTCCGTTCCAATCAACTTTGCAGATGGAACCCCTTTTGTCTACAAACTCGTTTACAATTATCTTTTCCACATTTAAGCTTACTTGAAATATTGTCTTGAGGCTTTTACTCTGTAACAGTTTTGTGCAGCAATACTGTTAAATTAAGTTAACATTATTAAATTATTTAACTATTTTCTGGTTTCCAAGATGAAAAGCGTCTTTCAATAATGCCTAATAATGAAGTAAGAATGATTCCCGTAATGGTAATGACCAACACTCCAACAAACATACGATCTGTTTGTAGATTTTGACCATTGCTTGTCAATTGATATCCGATACCAGCTGTCGAAGCGAATAATTCACCTACAACTACAGCAATTAATCCTTGACCAATACCTAAGCGAATACCGTTTAAAAGGAATGGTACCGTCGAAGGCAAAGCAATTGTTTTAAAAATCTGAAATTCACTTGCACTAAATGTTCTTGCTGCTTTTATTAAGTTTTGATCTAATGTTAACATAGCTTTTTGAGCGCTCATCACTATTGGAAAGAAGGCCATCAAAAATACTATAACAATTTTTGATGCTGGTCCTATTCCGAATGCAATTATGATCACTGGTAAAAGAGCGACTTTAGGAGTTACATATAATCCTGAAATGAAAGGGTTAACTACTGCATTAAAATTAGAATTCCAGCCCGATAACACACCAATTGGAATTCCAATAAGTATTGCTAAAACAAAGCCTGCAACAAATTCGTAACCACTTACTTTCATATTTTCCCAAAAAGAAATTTCTTGGACCATTAAAACTGCCGCTTGTGCAATTTCAATTGGTGAGCTAATAAACAATGGATTTATCCATTCATTTTGAGAGGCAACTTCCCAAAGCAACAGGAATATTAAAACAGAAGCAACACTGATAAAAAATGACTTCTTTTCTTTTTTTATTTTCTTCGCCTTTTTTATCTTGTGCTTTGATTGTGTAAGTTGGATAGTACCCTTTGTCATATTATTCTCCTTTCACCTTATTATTTTTCTTTATTATCGAAACCTTGTTTTGAAGATTCCTGTTCAATAATGGACCATATATGATCTACAAACTCTAAAAATTCTGGGCTCCGCTTCACATGGAGATCTCTCGGTCTAGGTATATCAACATCCACAACCTCCACTACACGTCCTGGTCTTGCCCCAAAAACAAAAACTCTATCAGCTAAAAATACCGCTTCATCAATTTGGTGTGTAATAAAAAGACTTGTCTTTTTTGTCTCATCCCATATTCTAAGTAACTCACCTTGCATAAATTCCCTAGTTTGTGCGTCCAATGCCGAAAATGGTTCATCCAATAATATCAATGACGGGTTTACCGTTAATGCTCGAGCCAAGTTTACCCTTTGCTGCATCCCCCCTGACAATTCGTGGGGATAATGATTTTCATAACCTTTTAAACCGACCATTTCAATAAATTCTTTGGCCTCTTTCTTTTTCTTTGCGGTTACTTGCTTTAATAGTTCAACTCCATAGAGAACATTTTCCAAAACTGTTCTCCATGGTAATAGACTCGGGTTTTGGAAAACCATTGCCCTGTCTTTGCCGGGTCCATCAATTTTTTGCTGATCTAATAGAATTTCTCCCTTACTTGGCTTTAGTAATCCAACTACAGTATTTAAAAAAGTGGTTTTTCCACAGCCGCTTGGCCCAACAATACATATAAATTCACCATCTTTAATATTTAAGTTAATATTCTGTAGGGCAATCACTTCTGCACCAGTTTTATTATTTACGTAAGTAACGTCTAAAAAACGAGTAGACAATTTGAAATTTTCCAGTTGTGCATTTTCCATCTTCATTATCATCTCCCTTCTATTCTAATTATTTTTTAAAAGCCTCTTCTATATAACTATTTGTCCAAATAACATCTTCAGTTGTATCCTGTTTAGTAGAAACGCCTGATAACTTGCCAAATTCAACTAATGGATCCTGGGCATTATCCCAAGCTTCTTGATTCATTTCTCCATAGCCTTTAAAAGTGTCTTTCAATCCGATTATAGATTCCTCTAGAATATCAACATCAATTCCATCAAAATAAGATTCGATTGATTCCGCTGCCTCTCTTGGATTATTACGTGTAAATTCCATACCTTTCCCAATTGCCCGAACTACTTTCAAAGATGTTTCGTGATTTTCTTCTAAGTATTCTTTTTTAGCAAAAACAGCTTCCCAGACCATATTCCCATACATTGGCTCTTCACTTGTATTGATTACAATTTCACCAACATCTTTACTTTCCGCTTGTAAACCCATTGGTGGTGATGCTATACCCCCGTCAACAATCCCCTCCTGCATACCGCCAATCTTCGAACCATCACCTGCCAATTTAACGGTTTTAAGAGTATCAGGATCCACACCATGTAATTGCATTAAATAACGAGTGTATACATCTCCAGAATCACCAACAAGGTTTGTACCAATAGTTGCGCCATTTAATGAAGCAACTCTATCTTCAAATGATGAGTCTTTAGAAACACTCTTTTTCTTTTGATATTGTTTAGAGAGAGTAATTTGATAGGTTAGCGCCGAATTTAAAGATTGAATCGCCAATAAATCTTCACCTTTGTCAAGAGGAGTAAACATACTTCGAGGACCTGAGACCGCAAATTGAGCTTCACCTGATAATACAGAAGCAATTACTTGTGCTCCACCACCACCAGATACAATCTCAGCTTCAATTCCTTCTTTTTCAAAAAATCCTTGCTCAATGGCTACATATAAAGGGGCAACTGACAATAACCGTGCAGGTTCTGTAAAAGTAAGCTTGACCGCTTTCCCTCCTGAATTCCCCTTATTTTCTGTAGTTGTTTCGTCACTTGAACTGCATGCAGATACCATAAAAACC
This window encodes:
- a CDS encoding DMT family transporter; its protein translation is MNTKAFLLASITVIIWGSTFAAIRASLHGGYSAGHLVLVRYLIASGIFVLYALWPGVKFRLPKKEDLLRISILAFIGISIYHIGVTFGEQTVSAGTAGMLIGSAPVFIAIIAAFVLKEHLGLFGWIGLGIGFTGITLITLGTAGPSLNISEGAFLVLMSAIASAVFFVFQKPLFSRYNPIELTAYFTWIGTIPFLIFIPGLFQEIQNATMEGHLSAIFVGIFPAAIGYVTWAVALSLGKASTVSSLLYLEPVIAIFVAWVWLREVPSTLSVIGGGIAILGVLVVNGLGKYKSVMKKAA
- a CDS encoding spore germination protein, translated to MAIQRGLINENIEQFKVYLEKELGANSDLLIREFQLHNRVDLIIVYIDGICDKQVIETSIIKPILEVCNDSFYFNEPNRTTDLNKYLKDQVLSASEVEISSTWDTILSSLVSGNTVIFFNKSSEVLVIGTKSIDSRSISEPTTQVLVRGPKDSFTEKIRTNTSLVRSRIQHPSLRIEFSKLGERTQTDIAILYIEDVVDASILKKVKEKVKNIKIDGILESRYIESFLEDETYSPFPRTFNTERPDVMAGNLLEGRIGILVNGTPFGLICPTLLMDHFKTAEDYYEKSDISSFMRLLRIFSFIISLLTPGVYVALVTHHIGMIPTNLAVSIAAQREGVPFPTVVEIFLLEVTFEILREAGIRIPRASGQAASIVGALIIGQGVVEAGFVSSVSTIIVALTAISSFAVPQYSIGATGRILRFVFLFMGAFIGLYGIMLSLFFIGFHIAKLNSFGVPYLLPVTPFNPAAQQDNFIRMPWRQMKRKNNKIRDEK
- a CDS encoding ABC transporter permease, whose translation is MTKGTIQLTQSKHKIKKAKKIKKEKKSFFISVASVLIFLLLWEVASQNEWINPLFISSPIEIAQAAVLMVQEISFWENMKVSGYEFVAGFVLAILIGIPIGVLSGWNSNFNAVVNPFISGLYVTPKVALLPVIIIAFGIGPASKIVIVFLMAFFPIVMSAQKAMLTLDQNLIKAARTFSASEFQIFKTIALPSTVPFLLNGIRLGIGQGLIAVVVGELFASTAGIGYQLTSNGQNLQTDRMFVGVLVITITGIILTSLLGIIERRFSSWKPENS
- a CDS encoding LamG-like jellyroll fold domain-containing protein; its protein translation is MRMKKALIGLSLLCMIVPGIAKSADSVAENNRSNIVANWKFTKQHVKSGSIDKGNLIIEDTSKHGNDLELVTIGDPASTELKNMIQWSEEDYHDQEKVDSLEFANYENAPSGRYFKTKKGSPINSEKFDKGFTIEAIFKLPSDSKSVMGLFSRQGQAADLNKMEGEKKILSALTVSSDQKIHWTSHPSNLNYNVSNWSRSLNADEWYHLAVVNDGNTTTLTLNGVSDYGKSEKVIGIAAVKGKGWNIGASEWGNKFNALFKGNIQEIRIANKALTEKEWLVQDARDDEPFEGSNKTLPFLTNKKNYNFLFVPDTQKYSSQNPEIFNSQMNWISNNTKKNNIIMNTFVGDIVDSDSEKQWQNSLEAISHLDKKEVPYMMAAGNHDYADGDPFLTHYGPQRFLNKKYYKGSSHSGYSSYAIAKAGSYEYLILIVDMKNLHKDLEWSKKVLDQHKDKPTILVSHDIIFPKVKDDKTIAVESSNGRLIWDELVKDHNQVFMTVNGHYFGIAHRVKQNSAGNDVIQMLVNYQTNYRGGNGWLRLVEFDEKKNGLVFRTYSPFVDEMSKKEKSYIDYKFLTGENNSFKLDWDFKNRFNFR
- a CDS encoding GNAT family N-acetyltransferase; translation: MEKVFPLIETRRLILREVTIEDAGDMFKYLSDTDVVKPMGLDPCQTVNDVWDEIKWYESIFQEGSGIRWGITLKDSNRVIGSCGFLNMVTKHHRAEIGYELSKDHWGKGIASEALKAVVMYGYRHFHLERIQALIEPDNHPSQKLVEKQGFRREGLLRHYEYTCGKFDDLYMYSLIKEDLNDMSFN
- a CDS encoding antibiotic biosynthesis monooxygenase family protein — translated: MFLANTPEPPYYACIFTSQRSDKDAASYNSTAEIMDELAAQQDGYLGVESVRDQNGLGITVSYWKSLDAIKLWKENAAHKKAQEKGMKDWYSSYSTRICKVERDYTSK
- a CDS encoding Ger(x)C family spore germination protein, coding for MIVTFSKGFKVLAIISLCSFIAACSDYKEVNQISFAIGVALDKEKDGTYKATLQVVNPSNVTSASSTGGQGPAILNYQGQGRTIGEAMWKSFEKLPRPASFPHLEIVVISEEIAKEGLLNALELFDREPDVRLSTAVTVSHNASARSILNALTPLNKIPSNSLISNLENIKKVAGTGQSLTISQIIQYIKDDGQEVAISTVALPKKQKSTGDLSNLEKASPTSPEIDGTAFFKEDKWVTWSKNHEIRPVLIAYNEMKSSYITASFEKHKFVTARLLTVKSKKYTTVKDGIPYLKMDVKGIAEIEEIKGLYTLENDKDLQPIEKCVEEEIKKEIKKMIALTQKYQTDTLGFGKQLSFQHPSQWKNYRKSWSSLYQKAQTEVHVDISIKTAGSRTHSNQFQRGETQ
- a CDS encoding GerAB/ArcD/ProY family transporter → MKEKINTIQFFCLIVLFEIGSALLLEVGRPAGKYGWIALMAAGLLGCLLYLVYTKLHTYYPSLPLTQYTQLIWGKHIGIIISFLYVLYFMYMAARILRDFTALLLIMAYRNTSPVILAALMMGVCMYGIKQGIQTIGRVALAGFVLLFSILFLIIIFQWINGLLEVDNVRPIIPRDWSPILHTIFPTALTIPFGEMIAFLMIFPVLDQKSKVKKIGLYAIIASCLYLAFSSIVNIMILNEDIVESSIFPLLSAASLVDIAHFITRLEALVVITLVTLGIFKLLVFFYCTVIGIADILQIKNQNKLILPIGLLILTLSFAIAPNYIEHIYIGVHKVPYYLHIPLQIVVPILLLLTAFIKNRKKT